TCAATGGGGCTGGTCGGACTTCTTGTCCTAGTGTGTATAGTGGTCACATGCATTGCGGTATACCTGTGGAtaaagaagaagaatgaaCGGGGAAATCGACTAAGATATCATGTGCTTCAGTCGGAGGATGACACTTCATCTGTTCCTGTATAAGATTGGACTAAACATTTTACAGACTTTATACGCGTATTTTTAAAGAACTAATTAATGTATAATCCTtccatgtatataatttagAGTACCCAAATTCAAGATAGATATGTGATTTCGTGGCTGATTTTAAAAAAACATgttgaaaaaaaaaattaatggtcaaAATAAAGTACAAAGCATAAAAATGGATTTATACATGCACCCTCGAGGAGAGATTGCCATGGCAAAAGATAACAATCAGTGTGGAGTGGGGGTAGCCTATATAACTCTAATCTTGGCTGTAAGTATTGTACTCATCCTTAAAATTGATACAACTGTCCCTAAATTTGTCTTATCTGGAAATGGATCCAGCGAAAGAAAGTCTGTGATCTTCTTTAGTGTAGAAACAGGTTGCAGTGCCATTTTTTCAGTTTTTATTGTTCTTTTGGCCAAAATTGCATCCACTTCTGAATGTGTATGTGGTAAACTCCACTGCCCAGCCACATACTTAATTGTTTAAAGTCAGTCCGAACTTTATTGACACACTCATAGATTGAATTGTTCCTAACGCATTGTTGAAACTCGTTTACAGCTTTTTGAATGTGTTTTTCAAAATAAAGTGCAGGATCCTGTTTTTTATCAATAGGCCACTCACGATTCATGAAAAGATGATGTGAATATGCTCTAGGAACAGGATCTCGCATTAGCACAATAATCTTTGCTTGGGGTAGTACCCTGGATATCACTGCTGGAAAAGCACAATAGTCCTCGTGATTAATATGAAAGCCTGAATCATGGAGATTGACCATCATTGCCTGTGAAGCATCGTACGTTACGAGAGAACCGCCAACTTTTCTCCCACTAATCTCTGAGGATGGATACAGGAAAGTTGATAGATATCTTGCAGCAATGACATGCATATACTTCTTGCTAGCCGGTGGGGAAACTGGTAGCTTGTGCCACCATTGAGGCTCTTTGATGTCCGGCTTTATTATCTGAGGATGCTGGGACAGTGTTGAATGAAGGGTTGTCGTTCCACTCTTTGGTATACAAGGCAATAAAAAATAAGGTAGACACTGGAGTGTTTGATTTCCTTGTGTTGGAGTCTCAAAGAGCTCCTTATATGTAGCCATGGTATATCAGATTGAGAAATAGTACcatttttgtttttgtaaGCTGGTAACTTTTCTTTAGAAACTTAAAAACTGTGTCACTTATTGTAACATTAGAGTACTCTTGTAGTCGGAGAGGTAGTCTTTTGGTACAATCTCCCAAAATGTTTCCAAGAAAAGAGCAGCCTTTTTAGCGATACTTGTAATGTTGTGTTTATTTTGCTCCAGTACATTTGGTGACACTCCCATTGCGAAACTGCATCTCTTCATGTCTTCAGAAATGGTCTCCTCGAGTGATACTTTTACGAGAGGTTGGACATTAGGAATTATTGTAGTTGTGAGATTCGAGTGAAGATAAACATGATCTTTGTCACAAACAGTGCAATAATACTGTTCTCTCGTTTCTTTAATACGAATGTGGTCTTATCAAGCTTATAAAAACACAACCTGTAATAGTAGCCACTGATGCAGCTAAGGCCAGGAATAACTTTATATACCTCGTCATTTAAGATCGATGTGTAGATCTACTTAGATGCTAgcttgtcacaaatggtgcaatAATCTAGTATTGAATAGATGCATGTGATTAACTGGTATATACCTGCATTAGTGCATGGTATTCAAGTGTTTGTTATGCATGCACAAACTAATTGTATTATAACAGTTCTTATTGCTTCTACCATAACCACAAGTACATGATCTAAAGCCAAATTTGGGGTCTTAGTGTACAACTTGTCGATTatttgggcgtggcccgactTTCCATTAAGAAAGGAGGTCAGAtaatgtcaggatttgtcttgctgCTGCTTAATATCCATCCCAACCCACTATAACTGTTTATTGCATTTTTATTGCATCATACACATTGCATTCTTGTGGTTCCTTTACTGCTATATACTGCCATCGCCACCGCCACATCACCACCCAGGGCCGGGTCATAACTCAGTGACACTAGAAAGGTAGTAGCATAGTTACTCTGATCATGagcaatgagccagaaactAAGATTTAGTCACACActtccagttgttgctgcacttccctttgtttctttgactcctgtcctaatgtagcctcgatcccaggccgagttttcgcttttataacggttaggttTGCttaccgttataaaagcgaaaactcggcctgggatcgaggctagcctaactctttccttggcaatctgttgtagaaattacaacaatgggtaacgaatcgttatgatgaattagatgaagttgtatgtgagctcctccctgacaaacaaactgtagtctaggtaacggccttatcagtcaagtaggctaaaaatctgtgtcctttgatgtaagctttgatgtctctttgtgcatatgtagttataaaaaaaaaaatgaaacctttgactagctaggaagagtagcagcagtagtagtaggaagagtagcagtagtagtagtagcagtgcaagcaggactagactagattaaaaagttggtggaaagaataactgaccgtttggacgtcacctggctgccagactttcatctggactcttccccctgagtagctggcctttctctaagccacaaaactgagcaagaagctgaagaagcagctagacagagacctgtacctagccttgagaattgggaggcgtggctcaactagttagcccagcccagaggaattgttaccgtgggtactgaacaaccgtagaagtagggctacccctggctttactgaattaactagctgtgtctgctgtctagttggaccagatttagctagataatgaggtagagaatagttgagcggtgctgtgtgtagcttgaactgtactggctggcaagaatctagtaagcaccctatgcactgataacttgtcagaatggagggtatgttctagggatctggacagctgtacatccaaaggagccagggagtgccaatcatcttctcccagtctctgacacactaaacaaaaggagctagaactgggagtcccagctagaattgctagccggatctagactaatagaatgacatggaggcgtggtgaggccggtgtcataaaattttgggccccccccatgtttaggcccccccgggcctagaattttaaaattttgggccccccgggcctagaatgttaacattttaggccccccagggggtccaatctgttaaaattctaggcctcccactgtgagattaggcccccctcttttctgcacgatagaaccatagataaacgaacagAAATCTTTATCTATGAtagaacgaagtcaaagaattatggtaaggttagctctattagttacaaagcatcaaagagactgcatgcatgcaaagactctgtatcaaagtagcaaaattgtttgcattattattctatcatggaattcaaagtgaaggaagatttacctttcaagttactctAGCCTCGAGTTACTCATACCTATAAGagctttgatgcagctctgcaatgttggatctgcctgtaagacaatcgatgttgtgcatagctatcgccatatttgTAACTTTTttgtgcttactttctcagccaaatttcaaGACAAAACATGGCGGCGTTATCCCCAAGCGGCTGGTCGCCAAAGGAGGCAAAATTTTGtgaattcacaataattataaagtataaagcacacaattttcagtgcaaagacaacaatacatatcttcctccatgttttcctacATAGAaaatgtaaattgttgtggggatgctccaatagcatcactggctcagctctcaagtaatgtggaatcatagatatagaagtcaagagagaaactgttgtatctaTAGTGGaatcacagtacatgtacatgcaaacaaGTGAGCCCGCCCACTTATTACAAGGGCGCTTCTCTCATATGCCCTTGCTATATAAACTAAGTTTCTTGTGTAAagctgtttttgttcattgttTGAAGATTATAGCATGCAGTAGTGTCAGGCTTGATAAGCCTTTTGGAGCTTAGTAACCCAGCTCAGAAGCAGCAACCTTAAAATCCGGGATATCTGAGGtgaatagcagtttcctttcgggacaagggtaatcttggacagtcctgacaaattcgggacagttggcacctatgtgcttcgtgctgcatatgacatggtgcagtgtgatggctgtgagaccagtggtactactgtacatgcatgaaatgtgtgtgtgtgaggagagctgaattcagtaactggcactgcatgcatagactgtgaagactatagaagactgtattggtgtattttgagaatgcactgtcacataatgttaccgctgttgcgctgttaatggggggcctaaaatgttaaaattctaggcccggggggggcccaatctcatggggggcctaaaattttatgacaccggatccacactaattgatcgacctaaagacgctcctgtt
This genomic stretch from Halichondria panicea chromosome 16, odHalPani1.1, whole genome shotgun sequence harbors:
- the LOC135349502 gene encoding carbohydrate sulfotransferase 15-like; its protein translation is MATYKELFETPTQGNQTLQCLPYFLLPCIPKSGTTTLHSTLSQHPQIIKPDIKEPQWWHKLPVSPPASKKYMHVIAARYLSTFLYPSSEISGRKVGGSLVTYDASQAMMVNLHDSGFHINHEDYCAFPAVISRVLPQAKIIVLMRDPVPRAYSHHLFMNREWPIDKKQDPALYFEKHIQKAVNEFQQCVRNNSIYECVNKVRTDFKQLSMWLGSGVYHIHIQKWMQFWPKEQ